Part of the Spea bombifrons isolate aSpeBom1 chromosome 3, aSpeBom1.2.pri, whole genome shotgun sequence genome, AAATCTTGTGGTTCAGTCGATGGGTTTTGTTGGTGTTGCCTAATTTCCTGCAttaaaaaatccattaaaaaatgtaaatgtctcATGGCGTCTTGGTGAGGTCCTGGAAGATGGCGCATCAGCCAAGGGAAAGCATCATAAAGCTGCATAAAGAgagattaatatttaatcattaaTATGCTTAATGGCCCTGAAAATGAGCACAGTTCCAAAGCATATATTATAAGAACATTGTATAgtataaaacatttgtatttgaAGAACATGTCAGGTGAGTCAATCATTgactaaaagaaaacaatttagTATTGTTGTTTAGGAAGTAAAAATAGAAGAGAGCAAGTTGGTCAAACGTTGGTCAacaagtacacacacacacacacacacacacacacacacacacacacactagggaCCACAAACTCAAGGGTACAGAATATATACCTGTCAGATTGGATACCTGATATGTtggaggttattattattattattattatataatgtttggATCGACTCAAAAAATCACTTTGTCATTACCTTTACACAAAAACTTTCACTGCATCGGTTCAGGTTGggagggccctttctaaacccTTTTGGACTGGCaaggggagacaggaacatattGGGGTCCCGTTACGTCACGTGACCCAGCCTTGAAACTGAGGCTGCCTGCACAGTGTGCGAGCGGTCAGAGAGAAAGCTGTGAGAGGtgggtgtatatgtgtttgtatacagGTATGTATGTGAgcttgtatgtgtaattgtgtttctgtgagcatggatgtttaattgtgtgtgtgtgaatggatgtgtaattgtgtgcatgagtatgtgtgtgcaattgtgtgtgtgtgagcatggatgtgtaattgtgtgtgtggctgtgggcatccatgtgtaattgtgtgtctgAGCAATTGTGTGGTAGGAATTAGctattaatataatacatatgacATTTTCACAATAATTATGCAATTCATTTGACGGATTGCTTACCTGCCCCCAGCTGCTGCCATAGAAATTGGACACAGAATCTGAGGATTCAGTCAAATGATGAAAGGTCTGGTCATCCAATGAGAAATTATGACCAAAGATAACTGAAGAAATCACACTGTTTACCGCATTGATTATAAACAATCTGGGATCAAAGGGGGATCCTTGAAATGgaacaaatatttacattattcaCAAAAGGAATATTATAGAATAGCAAAAGACCAAAAGGATGAACAAACAAATATGGTTGCTGGAGCATTTTGCCTTtcatagtatttatttatttagatgtGTCCATCATATTCTTTACCTCTGGcgggaatattattttttgtatttattttgaattacatttagtttggattaaaaaatgtatactagTTATACTAGTTAGTTATACTATATTAcacatgtaatataataaatgtaaagctAGTACCAACACAGGTAAACAGGCATATGTACTATGgcaaatgtatatacacacaatgttCATATATCCAGGGATGGGAAAAAATTGAAGTTTTTAgttacaacaaataaaaacacaaaaatgaaaagttGACAGACttcgtatttgcccgaatataggctgcacttttctcccccactttaggtctttaagTATAGTAATGAAAActaaaatacggtaattacctTTCTTTGAAGTAAATACATCCACCAGTCGATTAGCCTCTCCTTGAATTTTCCACtccaaactttttttcccaagaCCCAAATTGCGTAGGATCTGCAACCCCACACGTCTTTGCTGTTTCCAGTTTTCTCCATTGGAGACAATGATGCCTAATGCAATAGCAATAATTACAATGTTATTAATCAATGATTTAAATAGTATATCATCAGAGCTCTCCAGGTATGCCCCATAAGCTCCGGGAACAGCAAGTAGTTACTGAAAGGTTTTGAGAGTAATTATTACGAGCTTTCAAATCCAAGCAGAAACAGTTCTTACACAGAGAAGAAGACTTTTGCTTGGACACTTATAACACTCTAGATGCTGCAAAGCAGGACTCTATACTCCTGGGATCATGATCCTCAGTAGAATTCAGATACTGTACAAATTAAGCATTTCATCGTCACCTACTTTCATCCAACATTGGTAGGTAGTATTGGGTACTTTGATATAGTGGGGGCTGAGCAATATATAACTaaggtgacagaatccccaataatTATGACTcagataggtgcttttaaatagtagtTGCTAAATGTGCGCTGATCTCCTGCTTTGTTGTGTGTACGTGgtggtcatttcagcagcaccctgAAATCTGAATGTGTTTGCATTATAGGGtgtgctcccctttctgtatactTTAACGTATTATAAGTTTTATGTATCTTTGTATAGATTTTTGCTTTAGGCAGTATTGTACTgggtaaaacttttttgttataaatatatgCTGGGGCTCAGTTTGATTGCACTCTGCGGCACTGAACTGTTGAAAAAAGCTATATTGGGGTTTAATTATCTAGGTGCTTACAACTATAATTTTTGACCAACCTACCCGGTGAGaggacaaacattacaaatgaaaggaaatgcaGATATTTATGTAACGATTACCGTTTCCCTCAGAGTAAAAGTTCAAGAACGGTGTCAAGGGTCTCCCAGAAAGCTGTTCGGAATTGGTGACCAGACCTTCCCGGACAGATTCGGATCCAGTCAGAATTACAATAGGAGCTTGACCTACCCAGATGGTCATGACATTTCCGTACGTCTTTGCTAGctaagtgaaaagaaaaaataaagcacattttagAAGAACAGTTGATCACCTCCTCACAGGGTTGTAATGACACACACAGAACTAGGCAGCATTCAGcagtattttacaatattttttacattaaagggacagtctaatgttcCTGACATCCCCTTTGAACAGGAATGCATAGTTAAAGACTATGTTAgtattttaatgtgcattcttccaGAACCCTTACCTATTGCAGCTCTGAAATCAAGGGTCTGAACAGACCAGCGTTCAAGCTGACTGGGGTTCAGTATATCACATTGAGATGCGTTTGGTGGAACACAAATAGATATGGCGGATTCTGTAGAACTCTCCCTTGCATTTGCAAAGGGACGTCATGCCccttttatatgcattaacatgcatatgaCTGTTGGAGTGTCAATGAAATACTCATGCAAAACGGCGTAGGTAGTCAAACTCTTTTGAACTACAGCCAAAGACGTGTCTGTGTTATATTGGTACACCCCTCTGCCATGGGGGTCATATATCAGTGGGGGGCTAAGCAGGTGCTTAATCTGCTTATCGAGTTGTACCAACTGTTAATCAGAAAATtggaaaacataatattcagggatataatttttaaattatggggaaacagcttcttgatccaaggagagatctgactgccattctgggatCCAGAAGTATTctttcccctggttagtgcaaaattggaaagagccacagctggggggttttttgcattcttttggatcaacagcaagaaataaacagatattggAAAGGcggaacttgatggacgcatgtcttttttcagcctatgtaactttGTACTCTAGGGTATAATTATTGATCAGTCCCTCTGTTTGTACCCACAGCTGGTGGAGAGACCTTCATTATTGTGCTTTAAACCTAATCACCAAAAAagaaagctgaaaataaataccCAGGCATATTGTTAATATATTGTACCTTCATCAGAGTTCTGGGATGGAGTTCGAACCTCAGAGTCCATAGATTCCCAATGATTGGCAAGGGAACAGGTCCAGGGGGAAGCTTTGCTGCCCATATGCAGagtttaacaaaatgtatgaGGAGAAGACCCAAAATCAGAGCCAAAAACACAGTGGTGGTGCCCAGCATCTTCTGGTCAAGATGATGATGTTCTGCATGAAGGTGATTAAACAAGAAATATAATGGTTGATTAGTGTGGCTTGACATTATAGCCACCGAaaatgtggtaaaaaaaaaaaaaaaagagagggcaTTTATTTAGTTGAATGTTGTGCACAAATATGGGCATATTTCTAACCAGTAAGACTGGCACACCGTTTCTCTGCAGTTGAAGAAGTTCCCAAACGAAACACATCCTGCATTTCAGCGCCAGCCTGGCCAGGTATTACTTATTCTACAGTGAGTTTTACTTGAtttctttgcatttttctaTTGATTACTTATTCTTTgcattgtctgatttttgttgtatgtctttattgttattgtattttccttgtacaatatgtgtttattttttcttttaataaattatatatttttatattaacattttgcTGGAGCGCTGTCTTCTTTTAGTTAATTCTTTGTTACCATAGGTCTTCCCTTGTCAAGAGGAATTCCACATCTTTCTAAGGATTAGCTGCTCTGTTCACAAGCCCCCAAACTCTGAATATTATTTATCTCTTTCACATTATTGCTACCGACTATTATAATATCGGTAATTATCACTTGATCTCTCTTTTAATAGATTTGCTTTTGAATAATAGGGGAGCCTCCTTTTTTGTCTCCACCTAATATACTTTATACTTAATACACATTAATTAcaccttttatatatacacacactagtaATAACAGTGCTGtattcttcttttctttgttttttaatactgGCACACCGTTATAAATGTGAAGGAGAAAAAGCACTCCACTGTTTCCATGGTAATTGCTCGCATTCACAATTATGCCCCAGAATCCCTTTATATTTTCAGATTCTAAAGTTTTATATGCACAGATGAGGATCTTCCAAGAGGACATCACACTTCCTAAGATAAATctattacggtatatatagtGAAGGTGCAAATCATAGGGACAGGTGGGAATATCTCCCAGATTTTAGAGCTCCTACTTCAGAATGTTTTGGATATTTGGTATCATTGGGGGAGTGTGGATATCAGCCAAGCATACATGCAAATTCAGGGGCAGCCTTAGGAATGTATAACATGTGTCTGCGCCGGGTGCTATGAGAAACGGGCAGTTTAGTAGaacaaaacacaacatttttcttaaatactGAACTATACTACTGTATACAACTAGGTAATCTAAATGCTCAAAgagcaataatattttttttccaaaacactCCTCCTGTGTAAAGTAGATTGTTGTCCTAAACTG contains:
- the LOC128483814 gene encoding cytochrome P450 2J5-like, with the translated sequence MLGTTTVFLALILGLLLIHFVKLCIWAAKLPPGPVPLPIIGNLWTLRFELHPRTLMKLAKTYGNVMTIWVGQAPIVILTGSESVREGLVTNSEQLSGRPLTPFLNFYSEGNGIIVSNGENWKQQRRVGLQILRNLGLGKKSLEWKIQGEANRLVDVFTSKKGSPFDPRLFIINAVNSVISSVIFGHNFSLDDQTFHHLTESSDSVSNFYGSSWGQLYDAFPWLMRHLPGPHQDAMRHLHFLMDFLMQEIRQHQQNPSTEPQDFIDYYLNPISKNKDDRSSMLDERNLQQILLDFFLAGSETVASTLRWGLLYMALYPEIQAKVQQEVDAFLEKSLTVQYDNRKDLPYTYAVIHEIQRNSSVVPFGLPRQITEDIKLQGYQIKKGTVVVTSLASALHDPNIWKSHETFYPSNFLDNNGNFQCNDAFLPFSAGHRVCLGEQMAKMELFIFFTSLMYAFNFCFSQGSKVNTNGILGTTFTPHPYQICAIPR